One region of Bacterioplanoides sp. SCSIO 12839 genomic DNA includes:
- a CDS encoding chemotaxis response regulator protein-glutamate methylesterase: MAEKIKVLIVDDSALIRQMLKEIFSTIDEVEVVGTAADPYIARDKIKRLNPDVLTLDVEMPRMNGLQFLGNLMRLRPMPVVMVSTLTEAGAPETLEALELGAVDFIAKPKAQDQAEFQQFAASLKEKILMAAKARVRAYSGEKKAAPQPVSKIPYHKWVCIGSSTGGTEAIREVLSGVPVNCPPIVITQHIPGVFSSSFAMRLNRALPMEVVEAEEGMEVRPGRVIIARGDYHLRFRKEGTRVVCQLDDGERVNRHKPSVEVMFDSLQQLVPANKLVSVMLTGMGRDGAEAMKRLKDGGAASFAQDEASSVVWGMPKAAYDLGAVDELISLPNMAASILKAAQQNG, from the coding sequence ATGGCTGAAAAAATAAAGGTATTAATTGTTGACGATTCAGCATTGATTCGTCAGATGCTTAAGGAAATATTTTCAACGATTGACGAAGTCGAAGTGGTGGGTACCGCTGCAGACCCTTACATTGCGCGCGATAAAATTAAACGACTCAATCCGGATGTGTTAACACTGGATGTTGAGATGCCCCGAATGAATGGGTTGCAGTTTTTAGGCAACCTGATGCGTCTGAGGCCAATGCCTGTGGTCATGGTCTCGACGCTGACCGAAGCCGGTGCACCAGAAACGCTGGAGGCTCTGGAGCTGGGAGCGGTTGATTTTATTGCCAAACCCAAAGCCCAGGATCAGGCTGAATTTCAGCAGTTTGCTGCCAGCCTCAAAGAAAAAATTCTGATGGCCGCTAAAGCGCGGGTTCGCGCTTATAGCGGTGAAAAAAAGGCCGCACCCCAGCCGGTTTCTAAAATTCCTTATCACAAGTGGGTTTGTATTGGTTCTTCAACCGGCGGCACCGAGGCGATACGGGAAGTACTGAGCGGAGTCCCGGTTAATTGTCCACCTATTGTGATTACCCAGCACATTCCAGGGGTGTTTAGCAGTTCGTTTGCTATGCGCCTCAACCGTGCTTTGCCAATGGAGGTGGTTGAGGCTGAGGAAGGTATGGAGGTGCGTCCGGGACGTGTGATCATTGCTCGGGGGGATTATCACCTGAGATTCCGTAAAGAAGGAACGCGAGTTGTTTGTCAACTTGATGACGGTGAACGGGTTAACCGTCATAAGCCGTCCGTGGAGGTCATGTTTGATTCTTTACAGCAGTTGGTTCCGGCCAACAAACTGGTATCAGTGATGTTGACAGGCATGGGGCGTGATGGTGCTGAGGCGATGAAACGGCTGAAAGATGGTGGAGCAGCAAGCTTTGCCCAGGATGAGGCCTCCTCGGTTGTTTGGGGAATGCCAAAAGCAGCCTACGACCTCGGTGCTGTGGATGAGTTGATATCGTTGCCGAATATGGCCGCCAGTATACTGAAAGCTGCGCAACAAAACGGATAA
- a CDS encoding STAS domain-containing protein, which produces MTVQASLAGNGQELMIKIDGRFDFSAHQEFRDAYEGASGQITSYTVDMASTSYLDSSALGMLLLLRDHAGGDNANVKIVNCNQDVRKILTISNFEQLFTIQ; this is translated from the coding sequence ATGACAGTTCAGGCCTCACTTGCTGGAAACGGTCAGGAATTGATGATCAAAATTGATGGTCGTTTTGATTTCAGTGCGCATCAGGAATTCCGTGATGCTTATGAAGGTGCATCCGGTCAGATTACCAGTTACACCGTGGATATGGCGTCGACATCTTATCTGGACAGCTCGGCGCTGGGCATGTTGTTACTGTTGCGCGACCATGCCGGTGGTGACAATGCTAATGTGAAAATTGTTAACTGCAATCAGGATGTCCGAAAAATTCTGACCATTTCTAATTTTGAACAACT